The genomic interval AAAACGTTCTTCCGTCTGTTTATTGAAATTTTCCATTACTTTTTTCATTTCCGgatcattataataattggCAGGTGAATATAATTCACATTCGCATAATAGCCTAGTAGTTGGCGTGTAATGTGGTTTGCTGTATGGAGTTTTTTTGTGGGTATTTAcctataaaaaatatatcatatttatttttgttataattaGTTGTTTATGATGGTATATATTTGTtgtaaatatgtatattgtatatttacataaataataaaacttcacatata from Plasmodium reichenowi strain SY57 chromosome Unknown, whole genome shotgun sequence carries:
- a CDS encoding rifin, with the protein product VNTHKKTPYSKPHYTPTTRLLCECELYSPANYYNDPEMKKVMENFNKQTEERF